The Nitrospirota bacterium nucleotide sequence CACCAGCCGCTCCACACAGTTTTGCAGCTCCCGCACGTTGCCGGGCCAGTGATAGCGGGCCATCAGGGCCAGCAGCTCCGGCCCCAGCCGGACCCGCCGCCGATTCTCCCGGTTGAACCGCGCCAGGAAGTGCGCGATGAGCAGGGGCACGTCCCCCGCCCGCTCCCGCAGCGGCGGCAGCGTGACCGGCACGACGTTGAGCCGGTAATAAAGGTCCTCCCGGAAGGTCCCGGCCCGCACCAGCGCCTCCAGATCCCGGTGCGTGGCCGAGATCACCCGTACGTCCACCTGGATGGGCCTCGTGCCCCCCACCCGCTCGAAGCACCGGTCCTGGAGCACGCGCAGGAGCTTGACCTGGGTCGCCGGCGGAATGTCGCCGATCTCGTCCAGGAACAGGGTCCCCCCGTCCGCCAACTCGAACCGCCCCTTGCGGCTCTCCACCGCTCCGGTAAAGGCCCCCCGTTCGTGCCCGAACAGCTCGCTCTCCAACAGCGTCTCGGTCAGCGCCGCACAATGGAGCCGCACGAACGGGCCCCGGGCCCGGGGACTCTCCAGATGGATCGCTTTCGCCACCAGTTCCTTGCCGGTGCCGCTCTCCCCGCGCAGCAGCACGGTGGCCGGACTGTGACTCACGCGCCGGATGGCCTCGTAGACTTGCCGCA carries:
- a CDS encoding sigma 54-interacting transcriptional regulator, producing MRVADVVEEQVLQEWTVLEAIAAALTKPGPVQARLEEGLDLVRARLRCLRARGDLSQEPAGAAGGGACGSAGGGLHASLVGQSEAMRQVYEAIRRVSHSPATVLLRGESGTGKELVAKAIHLESPRARGPFVRLHCAALTETLLESELFGHERGAFTGAVESRKGRFELADGGTLFLDEIGDIPPATQVKLLRVLQDRCFERVGGTRPIQVDVRVISATHRDLEALVRAGTFREDLYYRLNVVPVTLPPLRERAGDVPLLIAHFLARFNRENRRRVRLGPELLALMARYHWPGNVRELQNCVERLVVMAEPGQEWVTLERLPSSLRGYFADLWQVTQGGREPGGSEPSGGSLGQSVQALERRRLVEALAQAGWVQARAARGLGLTPRQVAYKMRKYGIREPST